CAGGCAAGTTTGAGGGGCAGGACACAGCTGAAACTCTGCAGATCGTGGGCCTGCCTGCTTCGTGTCATGCTGGCATTTTCTGGGGTGTTCCTTCGTGTGAAGATCTCCACATCAAGCCACCAGCCCTCTGCAAGACTCCCCTTTTGGTCGATCCTTTGCTAAGATAAGCATGGTTATTCACCAGCTCAACGCCCCATCCAGGCCCATGAAACTCTCTTCCAAAACCCAGCTTCAGCTGATCCGCTCCCTCAATACCCGCCGCGGCATCGCTCGCGCCTTCACGCTCGTTGAGCTGATGATTGTTGTGGCGATCGTGGGCATTCTTTCCGCGGTGGCTCTGCCTACCTATCTGAACGCCCGGAACGCCGCTGCCGCCGGCGCCCGCATCGGCGAAGCCATCGGCATTGCCAAGGAATGTGCCACTGCTGCAGCCTCTGATATTGAAACTGGTGTTACAACTCCTAGCTCTGCAGTGACCCTTGTACAGACTTCAGGATGCACCGGCGGTGGTTCCGTCACAGCCAGTTTTACCGCTGGCGCTGCAGGTATCAGCTGCTTGGATGACACTTCTGACAGTAAGAGTGCCTCAGCCAAGATCACAGTTTCACCAGCAGGCGCAATCAGCTGCACCTTCACTTGATGATCAACAGGCCTGCTTACACCAGGCCTGCTTACACCAGGCCTGCTTACACCAGGCCTGCTTACACCAGGCCTGCTTACACCAGGCCTGCTTACACCAGGCCTGATTTCTTCTCTTGCTCTACCCCGCCTTTGGTGGGGTTTTTCTTTGGAGACGTTCTGCCAGAGCAGCATGCACCTCGCAGACTACTCCGTCCCAGGAATTGATTGTTTGCTGACGAAAGAGCCGTGCAGTGGGGTAGAATGGGGAATAGGAAATGTTGCAATGCCAATACCAGATCAGGCCACGGCCTGCGGGCAAGAGCACCCAGCATTCCTTGCCTAGAGCGCAGGCCAGATGGGCTGTCACATTGCTGATCGTGATCACCAGATCGCAACAATCGATCACACTCGCAAGGGAATTGATGTCCTGGCGCTTGTTGATCGCTGGGTCAATCATCGGGAGAACAGCCTGCTTGTTGAAGCCCTCAATCTCTTCAGCGGTTGTATCGTATTGAAGGTTGATGAGCTGAAGGCGAGAATCTCTCGCCATAGGCAGAAACAGCGAAAGCTCGATGGATTTGAAAGCACCTACACGTGGCCGGATGCTTTTCCATGCCAATCCAATGCGTAGCGGTGAAAGGCCTGCGCTAGAGGAGGTGAGCTGGTGCGCGAATCTGGCCGTAGTGGCAGGTTCGCTCTGCAGATAGCGGGGGGGGAATGCTGGTGTGCTGCGGTACGCGCCTACGAATTCGCCAAGAGAGCCCATCGGCAACGCGTGGGTCACGCCGAAATCGTTGGGCGACTCACCCAGGGGGATAATGATGGCTCCAGGTAGGCTGCGACGGCATAGTGCTAATAATCTTGGCTCCACTTCGGCCACGAAGGGCTGCCCGGTGGCCATCAGGCAGCGAAGCCAGCCGAAGTAGAGAATCTCATCGCCTAGGCCCTGTTCTCGCCAGATCAATACAGGTGTCGAGATCGGCTCGCCAGTCCAGAGTGGCAAATCCTGATGGCGCTCAACGTCTCCAGTGTCACTAGCAAATCGCCAGGCAAAATCTTGCCATGCCTCTTGATAGTACATGCAGGCTAACTTCGCCATGCCGCGATAGGCAAGTTGGTTGGCATTGGAGGGATCCAACCGAAGCCCGTCTGTGAAGGCGGTGATGGCATCACCCATGCGTCCAAGCTGAGCTAGCACTAAGCCGTGAATTTCGTGGGTGCGCGGCTGCTGGGGATCCTGCTGTACCGCACGCTCCGCGTGCAAGAGTGCTTCATTCATGCGGCCTTGGTCACTCAAAGCCTGTGCAAGGCCTACCAATCCGTTGCTGAGCTCTGGGGCTAAGGTGATCACCTGGGAATACGCTGCTTCGGCGGAATCAGGTTCACCTGCTTTGATCAATAGATCACCCAAGCGGATCAACATGGAGATATTGGTGCCATCCAGCAGCACTGCAAACTGCATGGATTCGATGGCCCGATCCAGTTGTCCCTTGGCTTCCAACAAGTGGGACATGGCCACGAGCAAATCAGGAGTGGCCCCACTTGCAGCCAACTGAGCATCTAGGGCCACAAGTGTTGCATCGATCTGCTCAGGATCGGTTAGATCAACATCAATCTTGTGCGTGTATTCAATGGAGGGATCTACTTGGTACTGGGGAGAACTCATCGTGTAGTGGCTGCTGTGAAGCGATTGTACTTGTCGTGTCCTGATCTGATGGCTGATGCTGGAACGGTGCTCCCCGCTCTGTGTAGAGAGCCTCCAAGCCGCATGCCACTCAAAAGTACTGCTGCAGGGACTCTCAAAATCTCATTCTTGCTCTGGATGCTCTCTTCGCATCCAATCAGGCAACGAAGGCACATTGATAGGCTGTAACCTGATTTGTCTGATTGCCCCATCTTGGTCTTGCTGGCCAACAGCCTGGAATTGTTGAGGGCATCAAGAGGTAACCAGATAGTGACGCCAGCTTGGCTGAAAGGTCGCTGGCGTGACACCTAAGATCGCTGCACCATTATTGAATGGCCACTGCGAGTATGTTGTAGGATCATTAGAGGTTGTGATTTCTGGCGTGGCAACAGACAAGCAGCTTGAGCTTACTGCCATGTATGCGGTGATGGCGCGTGAAGGAGTTAACCGCGGGCAAGGGGCCGGCATCGCTAGTGACTTTTCCTTGATGAATATCCGCTTGTTCAAGGAGATGGTCGCTCCTTTGTTCCTGCAGCATCGAATCAAATCTGTCTTGGATTATGGGTCCGGGAATACGAGTTGGGATGCGGAGGGATTCAGCGGTAACCAATCAGCTAAAGAATTCTTTGGCGTTGAAACGGTGTGGCGTTTTGAGCCGGGTCTTGGCGTGGATGAACGGCAGCCAGCAGAAGCGGTGGTTTGTTTCGATGTTTTAGAGCATGTTTTCTTGGCTGATGTCTCGAGCGTAGTGTGGGATCTTTTCTCCTATGCGCAGAAGCTCCTTGTTGTGAATGTTGCTTGCTATTCTGCTCGATCGCTACTTCCCAACGGTGAGAATACTCACATCACAGTACGGCCTCCGCTTTGGTGGAAGGGTGTGTTTGATGCGGTTGCGCCAGCATTCCCAGATGTGGTTGTGTGTTTGTATGCATCAACTGAATTCGCAAAGGCTCAGCTTTTCGCGCCCGCTTCGCCGGCTGATTGGCTTTCAGCGCCAGGGTTTACGAGGCCGCTTTCTTAGTGGGGAATGGCGATTATCTTTTCGATGAGTTTAGAATGTGGATGTCTATTCTGCTGTGGCGATGATGAGGAAGCTTTCAGTGATTACAACGTAGATCGATGCCATGCCCATCTCTGCATCCGTGCAACGTTGCTATTTCCGATTTTCGTTCAAATAGCTCCATTGCATCGAGTCTTACTTGGTCAGGCGAATATTGTTGATCAGCAAGTTTCGTTCGGGGCTCCCATCCCGTATCGGTTCCACTCCGTGAAAGGAAGAGTCGGTTTTAGGAATGAGAACAAGGCGATTTGGAATGTAATCGATAGTTGCAACTCGCTCAAAGTCATCATGGCTGTGGTGCTTAAGTCCAGAGCAAGACATTCCTTCGTATTTTGGCTTATAGAGAGACGTTCCGAGATGACGCATTGAATCATCACTCGGAAGGTAGAAGAGGAATGATATCAGCCTGTGAGGTGCATCTGTGTGAGGACCAATCGCGTAGCTTGTTTGATCTGAAACAATCAGTGCATCGCTACTAAGTAGCACCGAGCTTTGTGTTTCGGTATAAAGTGCCTCAAGCCGGGGGCGCACGTAAGGCTCTAGATAGTCAATGGATGAACTGATGAATTCCGGATGATAGAGCCATGCAGCAAACTCGCTCCAGAAGTCAAACTGCTTCTGGCTTAGCCGTGAGAATCCCAGTTTGTTAAACAGCACGATATGCCTCTTTTCGTAAGATCCACCTATTGTTCTTCCCGTAGAAGACAGTGGTATTAGTTGCTCTGGCAGTGGAAAGTTGTTGAGGATTTCTTGGTAGTAATCTTCTGGAAACACGTTGTCAACAATGCTAACTGGAAAGGGATCGGTCTTAATGTTAGTGAGCCTAATCTGCTTTAGCACATACTCCCTCACCTGTTTGCCACGGTTGGTTTGGGTGCATAGAACTGGCGCTTCATCGACAGTTTGGATTAACTGCTGAATGTGAACACTCTCCTTGCTTCGAGTGAAGATCCATTCGCCAACCCCCTGAAAAGGCCCTTCCTTTCGGCTGGCCTGCTTCACCTGCGCTTCGTCGATTTCAAAGCCAAGCGCTGAGAGAGCAAAAACAATTTCCAGATGTTCTGGGAGATTTGGATTGATCTCAACGATCAACGAACGAACACTGGAATCGTTGAGTGTTTTTGAAGCTCCTAGTAGAACTTTGTGTTCAAACCCATCAACGTCAATCTTAATGTGATTAGGTGTGGGGATGGCGCCTGATTCGACTGCCTGATCGATGGTTATCGCATAGGCGCCTTGGGTAAAGCCTGACTGTCTTGGTCGCAGGTCAAACCCAACTTCTTCTCCGAGTGAGTGGCAGGAGCCGCCAGTCTCAAATCTTGAAAGATAGAGCGGATTGAACCCACTTTGATCCGAGCAGGCGAGACAATAGGCTTGAATGCGATCGCTTGCTTGATTTTCGAAGATGTTCCAGTTTAGCAATGCGTAATTCTGTGATTCAGGCTCAAATGAGTAGACTCTGGCTTCTTGGTAAATCGCAGCAAACAATGAATACATTCCAATGTTTGCCCCAACATCAAACAAAATCTCATTCTGTTTTATCTGGCAAAGCCACTTGATCGTGGAAGGCTCTTTGGATAAGAGCGTATTCACTCTCCAGAGCGCTGTGGCATTGGGAGTGCAGTATCTGATCGTTTTGCCTTGCCATGTGAACGTTTCAACTCGTTGGGCTGTCTCTAATGGTGTTGGCCCCATTGTGTGATCGCGATTCTTTGCTTATATCTTAGCAATGCCCCGTTGATTTGAGTAATTTGCCTGGCCGCTCCTAGGCTCATCTTCCGTGCTGTGCTGTGCTATCCGCAGGCCCAGTCTCACCATGAAACATGGCTGCTCTGTTCCTTGCAGTGTTTCGGCGATGTCTTCGTCCTTCTTGGTGTTCTTCAGGATGAAGGCGTTGCGAGGTGTGCCCCCTTCGCACTTCCTTGGTGTGTGATCAATGAGCATAGTTGAAATCAGTTGAAGGTCTTTGCTGTTGTGCTAGTAAAACTAGCCTACGGAATTAGGCGAAGAGAGGCATGGTTGCTGCAATGTGGCTGGTTCGCTCAAGTGCTCCTTTCTGTTGTCGTCTTACGTTCACTTGGATGATCTGCCTAGGTAACTTCTTCGCCTTCGTGCGAAACTGAATGGCGTTTGCGTGATCGGCGCAGAGTTGATCGATCTTCTGTTTGGGAATGGGCAGAGGACTTGCCTGGCTGGGGTGCTCAGGCTCAGCCTAGGTTGTGGATTGCTCGTGAGCCTTCACTGCATCGCTTTAGGTGTATTGGTGGGTTGTGTATTCTCTTGCCTCCCAGATCGAGGGCTTGGTTGTTTCAGTGTGTTTGCCACTTTCCGAGGTCTCTTTCACGAGAAGCGTGGATTCCTTGGGCAAGGATGCAGGTTATGGCTTGCACGCCCCAGCCTTCGATTCGGCCATCAAGTTGAGCGCCATTGGATGCTTAGAGCCTGCCCGTCGTAGTGGACGGCCAACTCAGTGGGAGTGCTCTGGGTTGTGTTCACTGGCTGACGGTCAGTGCGTAAGCGCTTTCCAGCCTTAAACTTAACCATTGCTTAGCCCGCTGCCTGTGCCCGTCTGGCTCACCCTGCTCCTGCTCTCCGTGTCCGCCATCCTCTGGCTGTCGGGTTCCGGCAACCGCGACGACGTGATCGGTCTGCTGGAGCGGATCCTTTCGGTGGCCGCCCTGTTGGTGGTGGTGATGGTGGGCCGTGGGGTGCCTTTGGAGATCGCCGGTGTGATGCTGGCCATCTGGCTGCCCCGTGCCCGTGCCGACCAGGCGCCGCCGCCGATCCCCCACCGCGACGATGTGCTGATTCCGTTCTGATGCCCTGCTGAACCCATCGCTCAGCACGTAACGCGCTCAATGGCGCATCTTCACGGTGCGCGGCAAAGCTTCGGTGATGGTGCCCTCGGCATCGAGCGGGGGATAGGGCCGCCCCTGCTGCCGGCACCAGTGCGCCACCTCCGGGTAGGCCCACTCGAACAGCAACTCCCGGCGCCGCTCCGCCGGCACCCCTTCGCCGGCCGTGGGCAGCAGCCCGGCCGCCTGCCGCTGGCGCAGCGCCTCGAACAGCAGCACCGCCGCCGCCACCGACACGTTCAGTGACTGCACCATGCCGCCCATCGGCACGAACAGTGCCTGGTCGACCGCCGCCGCCGTGGCCTCGCCCAGGCCCCATTTCTCCGCCCCCAGCGCGAAGGCCGTGGGGCCGGTGAAGTCGCAGCTGCGGTAATCCACCGCATTCACCCCCAGGTGAGTGCCGTACACCTTGAAGCCCTGCTGTTGCAACGCTGCCACGGCATCGGCGCCGCTGGCATGCGGGCGCAGGGCCACCCACTTCTGGCTGCCGCGGGCGGTGTCGTTGAAGGTGCGGGTGCGGCCCGCCAGGCTCACCGCATGGGCCTCCAGCACCCCCACGGCATCACAAGTGCGCAGCACCGCCGAAAGGTTGTGCGGTTTGTCCACCGCCTCCAGCAGCACCGTGAGGTCCGCCATGCGGCGGTTCAGCACGGCCTGGAGCCGTTCGAAGCGTCGGGGGAGCAGGGGCATGGGCGACGGCTGTTACCGCTTCAGTTCAGCATCCGATTGAGGCGGCTGGCCTCTGCGGACTACTGCCTCCCATGAAGGTGCCGGCCAGTTGAGGTCTGAAGGGTGACAGGCCCGCTCCTGATGGCATGGACATTCAGATGGACAATGGAGCTTGGTGAAGAATTGCATTTCGGATCAACCTGCTATCTCACTATGTGTAGAGCCCGATAGACTGCTAGCGTTCAGGTGCTGGGTAGGCCGGCATGGGGTCTGATGAGCCTTTCCTTTGGAGCCAAGCTTGAGCTGAAAGCCTCTCTCCGGGCCCGGGATGGCATCGCTACAGCCTTCACGCTCGTTGAGTTGATGATTGTTGTGTCCATTGTGGGCGTCTTTTCTGCTGTGGCACTGCCCACTTACATCAATGCCAGAAATGCCACTGCCGCCGGCGCCGTGGTGGGTGAAGCCGTCGGCTTCGCCAAAGAATGTGCCACAACTGCCGCTTCTGATGTGGACACTGGCATTACACCGGGATCAACGAATGTCACCGTGGCTTGCACCACGGCTGGAGGCACTGTCACCGCCATGTTCACACCGGGCGCTGCCGGCATTCAGTGCCTTTCCTCCAGTTCTGCTGCAACCGACGGCACCGCTACGATCACGATCTCCGAGCGAGGCGTGATGACCTGCGCCTTCTCCTGATTGAATTCACTTGGCGTTTTCATCATCTGCACAAGCCACTCATCGAATGGTGGTATGGGTTGTTTCCTAAGCAGGGCCCATCGTTAACCTTTGCGGCGGGGAACTACCCCTGAGAAGGGGCTGCCGCCCATGTGCAAACGCCGAATCCTTAGCCCGAGTTCAAGGCCAGGGTCGCGATGCAGTGATCCGTGGTCGCAAGACACTCGAGGAGATCACGGTCATTCACTCCATGCACCCCGGCGGCGCCGCGGTTGTGCGCCTGCAGCGCCACCCACCTCTGGCTGCCCTTGGCGGCGTCGTTGAAGGTGCGCAGCACTGCCGGGAGGTTGTGGGGTTTGTCCACCACCTCCAACAGCAACGTGCCCCGGCCTCGCTTCAGTTCAGCACCGGGTCCAGCCCCGGAATCACGGCGATCGCGTCGCTGCTGCTGCGTACCGCCACCCCGTCTCGCAACACGCGGAAGCGGCCGGCGTCCTGCATGCGGCGGCCATCGGCGCTGCGCGCTTCGATCGCCACCCGCCCATCGCCGAAGAAGGCATAGGCGCTGCGGGCGCCATCAGCCCAGGCGAGCTGGTAGAAGGTTTGCCCTTCGGCGGTTTCGCCTCGGCTCAGCTGGCACGGGATGGAGGCAGCTGCCTCCTCGTCGGGCCGTTTGAACAGGCAGAGCGTGGCGTCGCCAGCGTCATCCGGGGCCTGGGCGATCGGCGGCCTTGAAGGTGCCGGCTCCGCTGCCGAGGCGGGCGGCAGGTCTGCCAGGAATTCCCGCACCACCGCTGCGGAGATCGCGAAGTTGAGGCCCTCGCTGTCCCTGTACTTGAAGGTCGCCACCCCCGCCACGCAGTTGCCGGCATTCAGCACCGGACCGCCGGAGTTGCCTGGGTTGATGGCGGCATCCACCTGCAGGATCTCGTCGCTGTCGCGCAGGCTGCTCACCACGCCGCGGCTGAGGCTGAACTCCAGGCCTTTTGGGGCGCCGATCACGAACACCTCCTGCCCCACCGCCGACGGCTGGTCGGCGATGCGCAGCGGCTCACCCCGGGTGCCCTGCACCGCCAACAGGGCCAGATCGCTGCTGGGCGTGTCACCCCGACCGCGCGCCACCACCCGCGCCCCGTCGCTCTTGCCATCCACCCACTTCAGCCGCACCGTTTCGGTGCCGCGCACCACGTGGGCGTTGGTGATCAGGAACGTCTGGCCATCCTTATGGGCCACCACGAAGGCGCTGCCGATGCCGTCGCCGCGCGTCACCACGGCCACCCCCTGCTTGGCGCTGTTGAACACCTGCTCGGCGCTCTGGGTGCTGCTGCTGCAGCTCTGCCCCGCTGGGCCTGGGGCCGTGGCCGCCGCCGCCAGCTTTGGCGTGGGCGCGGTGGCATTGCTGCGCACCGCCGCGCAGCTGGAGAGCAGCAGCGCCAGGCCGGCGGCGCCCGCCGCCGCGGCGCTCCAGGAGCGGCGGCGAGGGGTCGGGGGCTGGTGCTGCTTCTGGTTGGGTGAGGGTTGGTGGGGGAAGGTCATCGGGGCTGTCGTCAGGAGACGATCCAGGTCATGACTTCGTCCTACGCCGCCTGATTCCCCTGTCTCTCACTGGCCTCCGCACGCCTGATGACAGGATCTTCCCCTGCTGGCCTGCGGGGGGATCCTGTCACTGTTCGGCCCGGCT
Above is a window of Synechococcus sp. MW101C3 DNA encoding:
- the trmH gene encoding tRNA (guanosine(18)-2'-O)-methyltransferase TrmH; its protein translation is MPLLPRRFERLQAVLNRRMADLTVLLEAVDKPHNLSAVLRTCDAVGVLEAHAVSLAGRTRTFNDTARGSQKWVALRPHASGADAVAALQQQGFKVYGTHLGVNAVDYRSCDFTGPTAFALGAEKWGLGEATAAAVDQALFVPMGGMVQSLNVSVAAAVLLFEALRQRQAAGLLPTAGEGVPAERRRELLFEWAYPEVAHWCRQQGRPYPPLDAEGTITEALPRTVKMRH
- a CDS encoding S1C family serine protease, encoding MTFPHQPSPNQKQHQPPTPRRRSWSAAAAGAAGLALLLSSCAAVRSNATAPTPKLAAAATAPGPAGQSCSSSTQSAEQVFNSAKQGVAVVTRGDGIGSAFVVAHKDGQTFLITNAHVVRGTETVRLKWVDGKSDGARVVARGRGDTPSSDLALLAVQGTRGEPLRIADQPSAVGQEVFVIGAPKGLEFSLSRGVVSSLRDSDEILQVDAAINPGNSGGPVLNAGNCVAGVATFKYRDSEGLNFAISAAVVREFLADLPPASAAEPAPSRPPIAQAPDDAGDATLCLFKRPDEEAAASIPCQLSRGETAEGQTFYQLAWADGARSAYAFFGDGRVAIEARSADGRRMQDAGRFRVLRDGVAVRSSSDAIAVIPGLDPVLN
- a CDS encoding type IV pilin protein — protein: MSLSFGAKLELKASLRARDGIATAFTLVELMIVVSIVGVFSAVALPTYINARNATAAGAVVGEAVGFAKECATTAASDVDTGITPGSTNVTVACTTAGGTVTAMFTPGAAGIQCLSSSSAATDGTATITISERGVMTCAFS
- a CDS encoding tetratricopeptide repeat protein, whose translation is MSSPQYQVDPSIEYTHKIDVDLTDPEQIDATLVALDAQLAASGATPDLLVAMSHLLEAKGQLDRAIESMQFAVLLDGTNISMLIRLGDLLIKAGEPDSAEAAYSQVITLAPELSNGLVGLAQALSDQGRMNEALLHAERAVQQDPQQPRTHEIHGLVLAQLGRMGDAITAFTDGLRLDPSNANQLAYRGMAKLACMYYQEAWQDFAWRFASDTGDVERHQDLPLWTGEPISTPVLIWREQGLGDEILYFGWLRCLMATGQPFVAEVEPRLLALCRRSLPGAIIIPLGESPNDFGVTHALPMGSLGEFVGAYRSTPAFPPRYLQSEPATTARFAHQLTSSSAGLSPLRIGLAWKSIRPRVGAFKSIELSLFLPMARDSRLQLINLQYDTTAEEIEGFNKQAVLPMIDPAINKRQDINSLASVIDCCDLVITISNVTAHLACALGKECWVLLPAGRGLIWYWHCNISYSPFYPTARLFRQQTINSWDGVVCEVHAALAERLQRKTPPKAG
- a CDS encoding type IV pilin protein; amino-acid sequence: MKLSSKTQLQLIRSLNTRRGIARAFTLVELMIVVAIVGILSAVALPTYLNARNAAAAGARIGEAIGIAKECATAAASDIETGVTTPSSAVTLVQTSGCTGGGSVTASFTAGAAGISCLDDTSDSKSASAKITVSPAGAISCTFT
- a CDS encoding FkbM family methyltransferase, translated to MNTLLSKEPSTIKWLCQIKQNEILFDVGANIGMYSLFAAIYQEARVYSFEPESQNYALLNWNIFENQASDRIQAYCLACSDQSGFNPLYLSRFETGGSCHSLGEEVGFDLRPRQSGFTQGAYAITIDQAVESGAIPTPNHIKIDVDGFEHKVLLGASKTLNDSSVRSLIVEINPNLPEHLEIVFALSALGFEIDEAQVKQASRKEGPFQGVGEWIFTRSKESVHIQQLIQTVDEAPVLCTQTNRGKQVREYVLKQIRLTNIKTDPFPVSIVDNVFPEDYYQEILNNFPLPEQLIPLSSTGRTIGGSYEKRHIVLFNKLGFSRLSQKQFDFWSEFAAWLYHPEFISSSIDYLEPYVRPRLEALYTETQSSVLLSSDALIVSDQTSYAIGPHTDAPHRLISFLFYLPSDDSMRHLGTSLYKPKYEGMSCSGLKHHSHDDFERVATIDYIPNRLVLIPKTDSSFHGVEPIRDGSPERNLLINNIRLTK
- a CDS encoding pentapeptide repeat-containing protein, yielding MTLLTVRVPQPRSQFHQQAQSAAPSLDDQQACLHQACLHQACLHQACLHQACLHQACLHQA